The following coding sequences lie in one Vicia villosa cultivar HV-30 ecotype Madison, WI unplaced genomic scaffold, Vvil1.0 ctg.000860F_1_1, whole genome shotgun sequence genomic window:
- the LOC131631745 gene encoding transcription factor MYB74-like, translating into MGRTPCCDKNHGLKKGPWTTEEDEKLIDYIQKHGYGNWRTLPKNAGLQRCGKSCRLRWTNYLRPDIKRGRFSFEEEETIIQLHSVLGNKWSTIASRLPGRTDNEIKNYWNTHIRKRLLRMGIDPVTHSPRLDLLDLSSILCSSLYGSSSSSQINNFQTLLTMQQQQPPLMNPELLKLASSLFNTSSHQQQHQQQQDYSNNQPCNPQTQNQFPPSHFVQFQDQIQQVPSTNSNVSSSFPNHSHLFEQNVNTYQSNFTDHNSYNNQDSVPDIDWLETNGFGLSTFKEEIDYTPQLSSYNQYYGSDYNHNQNLMIHQTSNQILSTPSSSPTPMNSNSTGIIGSSNTEDEKESYDSCNNRMKFEIPLHILDSNEFM; encoded by the exons ATGGGAAGAACACCTTGTTGTGATAAAAATCATGGTCTCAAGAAAGGACCATGGACAACTGAGGAGGATGAAAAACTCATTGATTATATTCAGAAACATGGTTATGGCAATTGGAGAACTCTCCCAAAAAATGCTG GTTTGCAAAGATGTGGTAAAAGTTGTCGTCTTCGTTGGACCAATTATCTCCGACCAGATATAAAGCGTGGTCGATTTTCATTTGAAGAGGAAGAAACAATAATTCAACTCCATAGTGTTCTCGGAAACAA GTGGTCTACGATTGCATCTCGACTACCGGGAAGAACAGACAATGAAATAAAAAACTACTGGAACACGCACATTCGAAAACGACTTTTGAGAATGGGAATCGATCCGGTAACACATAGTCCACGACTCGATTTACTAGACCTCTCTTCAATTCTATGTTCATCTCTCTAtggttcatcatcatcatcacaaatcaatAACTTCCAAACACTCCTTaccatgcaacaacaacaaccaccattGATGAACCCTGAGCTTCTCAAACTAGCTTCCTCACTCTTCAACACCTcatcacaccaacaacaacatcaacaacaacaagattatAGTAATAATCAACCTTGTAATCCCCAAACACAAAATCAGTTTCCACCTTCACATTTTGTCCAATTCCAAGACCAAATCCAACAAGTACCTAGTACTAATTCAAATGTTTCATCTTCATTTCCTAATCATTCACATTTGTTTGAACAAAATGTGAACACATATCAATCAAATTTCACCGACCATAATTCATACAACAATCAAGATTCTGTTCCTGATATTGATTGGTTAGAAACTAATGGATTTGGTTTAAGCACTTTTAAAGAGGAAATTGATTATACCCCTCAATTATCAAGCTATAATCAATACTATGGTTCTGATTATAATCATAATCAAAATCTTATGATTcatcaaacttcaaaccaaattctATCAACTCCATCTTCAAGTCCAACGCCGATGAACTCGAACTCGACCGGTATTATTGGGAGCAGCAATACAGAAGATGAGAAGGAAAGCTATGATAGTTGTAATAACAGAATGAAATTTGAAATTCCTTTGCATATTTTAGATTCCAATGAGTTCATGTAA